From Mytilus galloprovincialis chromosome 9, xbMytGall1.hap1.1, whole genome shotgun sequence, the proteins below share one genomic window:
- the LOC143045399 gene encoding uncharacterized protein LOC143045399 isoform X2: MQHTGYIQAPQANNVVSKHTTVSSNVRMQHTGYIQAPQAHNVSGMNPNYNMAQVGYNSNNNNNQGNIMASHRGHMMDSIYQQQQQQQPQPQSQQYPSSLYQNQGPYHMGQYNQQNSTYGPMMNYNNQNRTQVRQPTTATSHVHSRHQNPQEVANNILQMAASYQPSQTVQVPLSKNRQAPYHVPVSAHYNMPNHVNNTEQMNRQFNYPNPSQHNTHAARTSPVSPGSMYMHSPASQHSSHSMPNSSPRSIHSPSGCGNIRSPVPSPAGSMRSPCHMQSPVNTPINQQLHVTTGQQMVQSPPQHQMGFSPKNNPLSPQGIQSPHYKQQIQKSYLNENVAAANFTANNPLQSLQKLCMLPDRQVVDPKSIVNDSSPSPNQTQKNVSSDVDWNSTISETASVNNCTDGKNCDEMDNNSGIQTNLCTNSENSCSVQNTALNTVVDSYADDAVKKSSENTIKTDVDFEHQKLKYLGQPCNTETEKQPPFECVQGTNCELSERVTNFESSKNVLETHKKSETTENSFNSLQASIETKEVSDSIFHATVVSEQINGIPKSTDHIDCIPKSSNTLHNSELTDNSLKAQKIPENSVCESESTRLEQTVEKSHDREQKSCDITDSIERSQDDQVSESVENICDKSIVNGCDNTLCDDQSKPDISSDCRKDEVKSMVNGIDDSEDNSSDIELNKKDLFIKSEPNIEILEMDSDSLLNHKTDQRQKNDEKSDNKRHLREIPPRVASASPFYVDDSDSGDEGILMVRKDVKYTYSRYSKIHRDINSHVSVSDNDTFDISDEESLDRNSLDSDMSKGFDCDIIQSLPKTVNGPGSNPGHRKKNSGSKPFKNRCSRNVISDTLGQGSKDKSENQKGNGRSKRRRTATSKYGDEMYLGDDFALDSEEETKIERKSKRKRKPSGDTSCVKANTKVKSEDVNLDSDDVEENDKKCKKNEKTETKFKCIIKSEEIILDSDEEEETGKIDQGKQKISVDQKLPNKTYIEPDILVSVEEPEVGKTIATRRKSKLSGDIKSKVQIKEENEDSQMDSLDSKDICIDIIDSSDNLGDGSDIITFKPITKQSSSFLPVASTSKSQCENKPLVQKAKPRTKSKLKVSKAGKSKSRGKLLDDSIKNMKLKKTMNLMKQNGKKKPEVPVKEKGPILRIKDSGTPKEKCSVVNQLIEENSDKTAKNKRSTVRVSTVQVSKLPSEKSVHVPASLAGENTSWVCALCKKHSSYKFLGDLFGPYYTEGNLPEDEGSGSMDKKGKQKRQSVSVDSKSNSKGRRKSKDSMKPNEIWVHEDCAAWADGVLLIGAKMYGLQEATDIASSTVCTYCKETGAMVGCLHKGCSQKFHYYCGIESGCFLDEENYSLLCPKHRDKRLKSAEAKSFKT; the protein is encoded by the exons ATGCAACATACAGGGTATATCCAAGCTCCACAAGCCAACAATGTGGTGAGTAAACATACTACTGTGTCATCTAATGTAAGAATGCAACATACAGGGTATATCCAAGCTCCACAAGCCCATAATGTG aGCGGAATGAATCCTAATTATAACATGGCCCAAGTTGGATACAatagcaacaacaacaacaaccaggGAAACATAATGGCATCACACCGTGGACACATGATGGACAGCATTTACCAACAACAGCAACAACAACAACCTCAACCTCAATCTCAGCAGTATCCATCGTCACTGTACCAAAACCAGGGACCTTATCATATGGGACAGTACAACCAACAAAATAGTACATATGGTCCTATGATGAATTATAATAACCAAAACAGAACTCAAGTTCGCCAACCTACTACTGCTACTTCACATGTACATTCTCGTCACCAGAATCCACAGGAAGTAGCTAACAATATCCTCCAGATGGCAGCATCATATCAACCAAGTCAAACTGTTCAGGTGCCTTTGTCAAAAAATCGACAAGCACCTTATCATGTGCCTGTCTCTGCTCATTATAACATGCCTAATCATGTGAATAATACAGAACAAATGAATCGGCAGTTTAATTATCCAAATCCATCTCAGCATAACACCCATGCAGCAAGGACTTCTCCTGTAAGTCCAGGGTCAATGTACATGCATAGTCCAGCCTCACAGCACAGCAGTCACAGTATGCCAAATTCCAGTCCACGATCTATTCATAGTCCATCTGGTTGTGGGAATATAAGATCTCCTGTTCCATCGCCTGCTGGTAGTATGAGATCTCCTTGTCACATGCAGTCACCAGTTAATACACCAATCAACCAACAGCTGCATGTGACCACAGGTCAACAGATGGTTCAATCTCCACCTCAACATCAAATGGGCTTCTCACCGAAAAATAATCCATTAAGTCCTCAAGGGATACAGTCACCTCATTATAAACAACAAATTCAGAAAAGTTATCTGAATGAGAATGTGGCTGCAGCTAATTTTACTGCTAATAACCCTTTACAGTCTTTGCAAAAGCTGTGTATGTTACCTGACAGGCAGGTAGTTGATCctaaaagtattgttaatgaTTCTTCCCCCTCACCTAATCAGACCCAAAAAAACGTGAGTAGCGATGTCGACTGGAATTCAACCATCAGTGAGACGGCATCGGTAAATAATTGCACTGATGGAAAAAATTGTGATGAAATGGACAATAATTCAGGTATACAAACTAATCTGTGTACAAATTCTGAAAATAGCTGTTCTGTCCAAAATACAGCATTAAATACAGTTGTGGATAGCTATGCTGATGATGCAGTGAAAAAGTCATCTGAAAATACTATCAAAACTGATGTTGATTTTGAACatcaaaaactgaaatatttagGGCAACCATGTAATACAGAAACAGAAAAACAACCACCTTTTGAATGTGTTCAAGGaacaaattgtgaactttcagaAAGAGTAACAAATTTTGAATCTTCTAAAAATGTTCTAGAAACACACAAGAAATCTGAAACAACAGAAAATTCTTTCAATAGTTTGCAAGCCAGTATTGAAACAAAAGAGGTATCAGACTCAATTTTTCATGCAACTGTCGTTAGTGAACAAATAAATGGTATACCAAAGTCTACTGATCACATAGATTGTATACCAAAGTCTTCGAATACGTTACACAATTCGGAACTAACAGACAATTCACTTAAAGCTCAGAAAATACCAGAAAACTCTGTATGTGAAAGTGAATCGACTAGATTAGAACAGACTGTAGAAAAGTCACATGATAGAGAACAAAAGTCATGTGACATTACAGACAGTATAGAAAGGTCACAAGATGACCAGGTATCAGAATCTGTTGAAAATATCTGTGATAAGTCTATAGTCAATGGTTGTGACAATACACTCTGTGATGACCAGTCAAAACCTGATATCAGTTCAGATTGTCGGAAAGATGAAGTTAAAAGTATGGTTAATGGAATTGACGATTCAGAAGATAATAGTAGCGATATTGAACTgaacaaaaaagatttgtttATCAAAAGTGAACCAAATATAGAAATTCTAGAAATGGATTCTGATTCTCTTCTTAATCATAAAACAGATCAGagacaaaaaaatgatgaaaaatctGATAATAAGAGGCATTTGAGAGAGATTCCACCCAGAGTGGCAAGTGCCTCACCATTTTATGTTGATGATTCAGATAGTGGTGATGAGGGAATTCTCATGGTTCGTAAGGATGTGAAGTACACGTATAGTAGGTACAGTAAAATTCATCGTGACATCAACTCACATGTATCTGTATCAGATAATGATACTTTTGATATCTCTGATGAAGAAAGTCTTGATCGGAATAGTTTAGATAGTGACATGAGTAAAGGATTTGACTGTGATATTATACAGTCTCTTCCTAAAACTGTAAATGGCCCTGGTTCAAACCCAggacataggaagaaaaattcaGGATCTAAGCCATTTAAGAACAGATGCAGTAGAAATGTCATTTCTGATACTCTTGGACAAGGATCAAAAGATAAGTCTGAAAACCAAAAAGGAAATGGTCGTTCTAAAAGAAGAAGAACTGCCACTTCTAAGTATGGAGATGAAATGTATTTAGGGGATGATTTTGCACTAGATTCTGAAGAAGAAACTAAGATTGAAAGGAAAAGCAAAAGGAAACGTAAACCTAGTGGTGATACATCATGTGTAAAGGCAAACACAAAAGTCAAATCCGAAGATGTTAATCTTGATTCAGATGATGTAgaagaaaatgacaaaaaatgtaagaaaaatgaaaaaactGAGACAAAATTTAAATGCATTATTAAATCAGAAGAAATTATTTTAGATTCAGATGAAGAAGAAGAAACTGGCAAAATAGATCAaggtaaacaaaaaataagtgtTGATCAAAAGTTGCCAAACAAAACTTATATAGAACCTGATATTTTAGTGTCAGTTGAAGAACCTGAAGTTGGAAAGACTATAGCTACTAGAAGAAAAAGTAAACTAAGTGGTGATATCAAATCGAAGGTGCAAATCAAAGAAGAAAATGAAGACTCACAAATGGATTCCTTAGATTCAAAGGACATCTGTATCGATATAATAGACAGTTCTGATAACCTAGGTGATGGTTCTGATATTATAACATTTAAGCCTATAACTAAACAATCCTCCTCGTTTCTTCCAGTGGCTTCAACCTCAAAATCTCAGTGTGAAAACAAACCTTTAGTGCAAAAAGCTAAACCTCGAACTAAATCGAAACTAAAAGTTTCAAAAGCTGGTAAATCAAAGTCTCGTGGAAAATTGCTAGATGACtcaattaaaaatatgaaattaaaaaaaacaatgaacttGATGAAACAGAATGGAAAAAAGAAGCCTGAGGTGCCAGTTAAAGAAAAAGGTCCTATTCTTAGGATCAAAGATTCTGGTACACCAAAAGAAAAGTGTTCAGTTGTCAATCAGCTCATAGAAGAGAATAGTGATAAAACTGCCAAAAATAAGAGGTCCACAGTGCGGGTTTCGACGGTACAAGTGTCTAAATTACCTTCTGAAAAGTCTGTTCATGTGCCTGCTTCACTTGCAGGAGAGAACACTTCATGGGTTTGTGCTTTATGTAAGAAACATAGTAGTTACAAATTTTTAGGAGATTTATTTGGACCATATTATACGGAAGGTAACTTACCGGAGGACGAGGGCAGTGGTTCTATGGACaaaaaaggtaaacaaaaaagacaaagtGTTAGTGTTGATTCAAAGTCTAATTCCAAAGGCAGGCGAAAAAGTAAGGACTCCATGAAACCTAACGAGATTTGGGTTCATGAAGACTGTGCTGCCTGGGCTGATGGAGTCCTGTTGATTGGTGCCAAAATGTATGGTCTACAAGAAGCCACAGATATAGCTTCTTCTACA GTTTGTACATATTGTAAAGAAACTGGTGCTATGGTAGGCTGTCTACATAAAGGTTGTTCCCAAAAATTCCATTATTACTGTGGCATTGAATCAG gttGTTTCTTAGATGAAGAAAACTATTCCCTTCTATGTCCAAAACATAGA gataAAAGATTGAAATCAGCAGAAGCAAAGTCCTTCAAGACTTGA
- the LOC143045399 gene encoding uncharacterized protein LOC143045399 isoform X1, which yields MPGPVERWLETFMCKQYADTFEAYGFKTLQSVCQLQQPQLQAMGVAQEHVDKILESVHILRQSMFGGMNHYKDEGYGSQSNVRMQHTGYIQAPQAHNVSGMNPNYNMAQVGYNSNNNNNQGNIMASHRGHMMDSIYQQQQQQQPQPQSQQYPSSLYQNQGPYHMGQYNQQNSTYGPMMNYNNQNRTQVRQPTTATSHVHSRHQNPQEVANNILQMAASYQPSQTVQVPLSKNRQAPYHVPVSAHYNMPNHVNNTEQMNRQFNYPNPSQHNTHAARTSPVSPGSMYMHSPASQHSSHSMPNSSPRSIHSPSGCGNIRSPVPSPAGSMRSPCHMQSPVNTPINQQLHVTTGQQMVQSPPQHQMGFSPKNNPLSPQGIQSPHYKQQIQKSYLNENVAAANFTANNPLQSLQKLCMLPDRQVVDPKSIVNDSSPSPNQTQKNVSSDVDWNSTISETASVNNCTDGKNCDEMDNNSGIQTNLCTNSENSCSVQNTALNTVVDSYADDAVKKSSENTIKTDVDFEHQKLKYLGQPCNTETEKQPPFECVQGTNCELSERVTNFESSKNVLETHKKSETTENSFNSLQASIETKEVSDSIFHATVVSEQINGIPKSTDHIDCIPKSSNTLHNSELTDNSLKAQKIPENSVCESESTRLEQTVEKSHDREQKSCDITDSIERSQDDQVSESVENICDKSIVNGCDNTLCDDQSKPDISSDCRKDEVKSMVNGIDDSEDNSSDIELNKKDLFIKSEPNIEILEMDSDSLLNHKTDQRQKNDEKSDNKRHLREIPPRVASASPFYVDDSDSGDEGILMVRKDVKYTYSRYSKIHRDINSHVSVSDNDTFDISDEESLDRNSLDSDMSKGFDCDIIQSLPKTVNGPGSNPGHRKKNSGSKPFKNRCSRNVISDTLGQGSKDKSENQKGNGRSKRRRTATSKYGDEMYLGDDFALDSEEETKIERKSKRKRKPSGDTSCVKANTKVKSEDVNLDSDDVEENDKKCKKNEKTETKFKCIIKSEEIILDSDEEEETGKIDQGKQKISVDQKLPNKTYIEPDILVSVEEPEVGKTIATRRKSKLSGDIKSKVQIKEENEDSQMDSLDSKDICIDIIDSSDNLGDGSDIITFKPITKQSSSFLPVASTSKSQCENKPLVQKAKPRTKSKLKVSKAGKSKSRGKLLDDSIKNMKLKKTMNLMKQNGKKKPEVPVKEKGPILRIKDSGTPKEKCSVVNQLIEENSDKTAKNKRSTVRVSTVQVSKLPSEKSVHVPASLAGENTSWVCALCKKHSSYKFLGDLFGPYYTEGNLPEDEGSGSMDKKGKQKRQSVSVDSKSNSKGRRKSKDSMKPNEIWVHEDCAAWADGVLLIGAKMYGLQEATDIASSTVCTYCKETGAMVGCLHKGCSQKFHYYCGIESGCFLDEENYSLLCPKHRDKRLKSAEAKSFKT from the exons ATGCCCGGGCCAGTCGAAAGATGGTTAGAGACATTTATGTGTAAACAATATGCTGATACATTTGAAGCCTATGGATTCAAAACTCTTCAGTCT GTATGCCAGCTTCAACAGCCACAGTTGCAGGCTATGGGAGTTGCACAAGAACATGTTGACAAAATACTGGAGAGTGTCCACATCCTCAGACAGAGTATGTTTG GTGGAATGAATCACTATAAAGATGAAGGGTATGGTAGTCAATCTAATGTAAGAATGCAACATACAGGGTATATCCAAGCTCCACAAGCCCACAATGTG aGCGGAATGAATCCTAATTATAACATGGCCCAAGTTGGATACAatagcaacaacaacaacaaccaggGAAACATAATGGCATCACACCGTGGACACATGATGGACAGCATTTACCAACAACAGCAACAACAACAACCTCAACCTCAATCTCAGCAGTATCCATCGTCACTGTACCAAAACCAGGGACCTTATCATATGGGACAGTACAACCAACAAAATAGTACATATGGTCCTATGATGAATTATAATAACCAAAACAGAACTCAAGTTCGCCAACCTACTACTGCTACTTCACATGTACATTCTCGTCACCAGAATCCACAGGAAGTAGCTAACAATATCCTCCAGATGGCAGCATCATATCAACCAAGTCAAACTGTTCAGGTGCCTTTGTCAAAAAATCGACAAGCACCTTATCATGTGCCTGTCTCTGCTCATTATAACATGCCTAATCATGTGAATAATACAGAACAAATGAATCGGCAGTTTAATTATCCAAATCCATCTCAGCATAACACCCATGCAGCAAGGACTTCTCCTGTAAGTCCAGGGTCAATGTACATGCATAGTCCAGCCTCACAGCACAGCAGTCACAGTATGCCAAATTCCAGTCCACGATCTATTCATAGTCCATCTGGTTGTGGGAATATAAGATCTCCTGTTCCATCGCCTGCTGGTAGTATGAGATCTCCTTGTCACATGCAGTCACCAGTTAATACACCAATCAACCAACAGCTGCATGTGACCACAGGTCAACAGATGGTTCAATCTCCACCTCAACATCAAATGGGCTTCTCACCGAAAAATAATCCATTAAGTCCTCAAGGGATACAGTCACCTCATTATAAACAACAAATTCAGAAAAGTTATCTGAATGAGAATGTGGCTGCAGCTAATTTTACTGCTAATAACCCTTTACAGTCTTTGCAAAAGCTGTGTATGTTACCTGACAGGCAGGTAGTTGATCctaaaagtattgttaatgaTTCTTCCCCCTCACCTAATCAGACCCAAAAAAACGTGAGTAGCGATGTCGACTGGAATTCAACCATCAGTGAGACGGCATCGGTAAATAATTGCACTGATGGAAAAAATTGTGATGAAATGGACAATAATTCAGGTATACAAACTAATCTGTGTACAAATTCTGAAAATAGCTGTTCTGTCCAAAATACAGCATTAAATACAGTTGTGGATAGCTATGCTGATGATGCAGTGAAAAAGTCATCTGAAAATACTATCAAAACTGATGTTGATTTTGAACatcaaaaactgaaatatttagGGCAACCATGTAATACAGAAACAGAAAAACAACCACCTTTTGAATGTGTTCAAGGaacaaattgtgaactttcagaAAGAGTAACAAATTTTGAATCTTCTAAAAATGTTCTAGAAACACACAAGAAATCTGAAACAACAGAAAATTCTTTCAATAGTTTGCAAGCCAGTATTGAAACAAAAGAGGTATCAGACTCAATTTTTCATGCAACTGTCGTTAGTGAACAAATAAATGGTATACCAAAGTCTACTGATCACATAGATTGTATACCAAAGTCTTCGAATACGTTACACAATTCGGAACTAACAGACAATTCACTTAAAGCTCAGAAAATACCAGAAAACTCTGTATGTGAAAGTGAATCGACTAGATTAGAACAGACTGTAGAAAAGTCACATGATAGAGAACAAAAGTCATGTGACATTACAGACAGTATAGAAAGGTCACAAGATGACCAGGTATCAGAATCTGTTGAAAATATCTGTGATAAGTCTATAGTCAATGGTTGTGACAATACACTCTGTGATGACCAGTCAAAACCTGATATCAGTTCAGATTGTCGGAAAGATGAAGTTAAAAGTATGGTTAATGGAATTGACGATTCAGAAGATAATAGTAGCGATATTGAACTgaacaaaaaagatttgtttATCAAAAGTGAACCAAATATAGAAATTCTAGAAATGGATTCTGATTCTCTTCTTAATCATAAAACAGATCAGagacaaaaaaatgatgaaaaatctGATAATAAGAGGCATTTGAGAGAGATTCCACCCAGAGTGGCAAGTGCCTCACCATTTTATGTTGATGATTCAGATAGTGGTGATGAGGGAATTCTCATGGTTCGTAAGGATGTGAAGTACACGTATAGTAGGTACAGTAAAATTCATCGTGACATCAACTCACATGTATCTGTATCAGATAATGATACTTTTGATATCTCTGATGAAGAAAGTCTTGATCGGAATAGTTTAGATAGTGACATGAGTAAAGGATTTGACTGTGATATTATACAGTCTCTTCCTAAAACTGTAAATGGCCCTGGTTCAAACCCAggacataggaagaaaaattcaGGATCTAAGCCATTTAAGAACAGATGCAGTAGAAATGTCATTTCTGATACTCTTGGACAAGGATCAAAAGATAAGTCTGAAAACCAAAAAGGAAATGGTCGTTCTAAAAGAAGAAGAACTGCCACTTCTAAGTATGGAGATGAAATGTATTTAGGGGATGATTTTGCACTAGATTCTGAAGAAGAAACTAAGATTGAAAGGAAAAGCAAAAGGAAACGTAAACCTAGTGGTGATACATCATGTGTAAAGGCAAACACAAAAGTCAAATCCGAAGATGTTAATCTTGATTCAGATGATGTAgaagaaaatgacaaaaaatgtaagaaaaatgaaaaaactGAGACAAAATTTAAATGCATTATTAAATCAGAAGAAATTATTTTAGATTCAGATGAAGAAGAAGAAACTGGCAAAATAGATCAaggtaaacaaaaaataagtgtTGATCAAAAGTTGCCAAACAAAACTTATATAGAACCTGATATTTTAGTGTCAGTTGAAGAACCTGAAGTTGGAAAGACTATAGCTACTAGAAGAAAAAGTAAACTAAGTGGTGATATCAAATCGAAGGTGCAAATCAAAGAAGAAAATGAAGACTCACAAATGGATTCCTTAGATTCAAAGGACATCTGTATCGATATAATAGACAGTTCTGATAACCTAGGTGATGGTTCTGATATTATAACATTTAAGCCTATAACTAAACAATCCTCCTCGTTTCTTCCAGTGGCTTCAACCTCAAAATCTCAGTGTGAAAACAAACCTTTAGTGCAAAAAGCTAAACCTCGAACTAAATCGAAACTAAAAGTTTCAAAAGCTGGTAAATCAAAGTCTCGTGGAAAATTGCTAGATGACtcaattaaaaatatgaaattaaaaaaaacaatgaacttGATGAAACAGAATGGAAAAAAGAAGCCTGAGGTGCCAGTTAAAGAAAAAGGTCCTATTCTTAGGATCAAAGATTCTGGTACACCAAAAGAAAAGTGTTCAGTTGTCAATCAGCTCATAGAAGAGAATAGTGATAAAACTGCCAAAAATAAGAGGTCCACAGTGCGGGTTTCGACGGTACAAGTGTCTAAATTACCTTCTGAAAAGTCTGTTCATGTGCCTGCTTCACTTGCAGGAGAGAACACTTCATGGGTTTGTGCTTTATGTAAGAAACATAGTAGTTACAAATTTTTAGGAGATTTATTTGGACCATATTATACGGAAGGTAACTTACCGGAGGACGAGGGCAGTGGTTCTATGGACaaaaaaggtaaacaaaaaagacaaagtGTTAGTGTTGATTCAAAGTCTAATTCCAAAGGCAGGCGAAAAAGTAAGGACTCCATGAAACCTAACGAGATTTGGGTTCATGAAGACTGTGCTGCCTGGGCTGATGGAGTCCTGTTGATTGGTGCCAAAATGTATGGTCTACAAGAAGCCACAGATATAGCTTCTTCTACA GTTTGTACATATTGTAAAGAAACTGGTGCTATGGTAGGCTGTCTACATAAAGGTTGTTCCCAAAAATTCCATTATTACTGTGGCATTGAATCAG gttGTTTCTTAGATGAAGAAAACTATTCCCTTCTATGTCCAAAACATAGA gataAAAGATTGAAATCAGCAGAAGCAAAGTCCTTCAAGACTTGA